The nucleotide window TAATCAGTGTAGTGATGGGGCCAAGCCTTGCCACCATCATTTTCGCACTGACGATTACCGGATGGATTGGGATGGCGCGGATTGTACGCGGTCAAGTACTGCAAATAAAGAATTATGAATACGTTTTGGCATCTAAAACTTTCGGAACGAAAACCGCAAGAATCATCCGGAAAAATTTGCTGCCAAATACGATGGGCCCAATCATTGTGCAAATAACACTCTCCGTTCCGTCAGCTATCTTTGCAGAAGCATTTCTTAGCTTCCTTGGTTTGGGAATCCAGGCACCGCTTGCGAGCTGGGGGTCGATGGCAAGCGATGCTTTGCCGGTTATTTTATCGGGTGACTGGTGGAGGCTGTTTTTCCCGGCATTCTTTATTTCAATGACAATGTTTTCGTTTAACGTTTTAGGTGATGGGCTTCAGGATGCACTAGACCCGAAGCTAAGGAGGTAGGCAACATGGGAAAAGTACTTGAAGTAAAAGACCTTCATGTTTCATTCAAGACATACGGCGGAGAGGTTAAAGCTGTCCGTGGAGTCACTTTTGATTTACATAAAGGGGAAACGCTGGCGATTGTAGGGGAGTCAGGCTGCGGGAAAAGTGTCACTTCCCAAAGTATCATGAGACTGATTCCTGAACCGCCCGGCAAGTTTGACGGCGGATCCATCATTTTTAAAGGAAAAGATTTGACGAAACTGAAGGACTCTGAGATGCGGAAAATTCGCGGCTCTGATATTTCGATGATTTTCCAGGATCCAATGACTGCGTTGAATCCTACCTTGACGATTGGTGATCAGCTGACTGAGGGGATTCTCCAGCATATGAAGCTGTCAAGGGATCAGGCAAAGGAAGTAGCGGTACAAATGCTTGATCTGGTAGGTATCCCAAGCCCTCAAGTCCGCCTGAAACAATACCCTCATCAATTTAGCGGAGGTATGAGGCAAAGGATTGTCATAGCGATGGCGCTCGTCTGCCAGCCGGAGGTGTTGATTGCCGACGAACCGACAACAGCACTGGATGTAACAATTCAGGAGGCCCAGATTTTAGAGTTATTTCGTGATATCCAGAAAAAAACAGGTGTCTCCATTATCCTGATCACCCATGACCTGGGTGTTGTTGCACAAGTTGCAGATCGAATCGCAGTTATGTATGCCGGAAAAATTGTTGAAACAGGAACAAGGAGAGAGATTTTTTACAATCCTCAGCATCCTTATACGAAAGGGTTGTTGAACTCTGTGCCCCGGTTAGATGTAGACGGAGCTGAGTTGATACCAATTGGAGGTACGCCTCCTGATTTATTCTCACCGCCAGTTGGTTGCCCTTTTACAGCCCGCTGCCCATATGGAATGCAGGTTTGCGATAAAGTCTATCCTGCAGAAACAAAGCTTTCCAACAGCCACTTGGTGGACTGCTGGTTGCAGGATGAGCGGGCAAAAAAATGAATCGCAAGCAACTAGCGTTCAATCAGGCTTTTGCCTTTTTGATAAATTGTGTTAAACCAACAAAAGGGGGAAACAGTGTGAAAAAGTTATTAACCATGCTCATGGCAGCAATGCTCGTGTTCACGATGTCTGCATGTACTGCAAATGACAATGCAGGTAAAGAAAAAGAAGGAAACGACAGTGGGGAAAAAGGAGAGGAAAAGGTTCTTTATCTAAATAACGGCTAGGAACCAACATCTTTTGACCCGCCAATCGGTTTCGATTCTGCATCTTGGAACGCTTTGAACAATCTGATGGAGGGTCTTACTCGTCTAGGTAAAGACCACCAGCCAGAAGAGGCGACTGCAGAAAATTGGGAAGTATCTGAAGATGGCAAAACGTACACATTCCACATTCGTGAAGATGCGAAATGGTCCAATGGGGACGATGTTACCGCAAAGGATTTTGAATTCGCCTGGAAGCGACTGTTGGATCCTTCCACTGGCTCTGCTGCAGCTTTCCTTGGCTATTTCATTGAAGGCGGAGAGGAATTTAACAGTGGAGAAGGTTCTGCTGACAATGTAAAAGCAAAAGCAATTGACGACAAGACATTCGAAGTTACTTTGACAAGTCCACAGGCATATTTCTTAAGTGTCATTGCAAATCCGGCATTTTTCCCAATCAATGAAAAAGTAGCGACAGAAAATCCTGAATGGTTCTCTGAAGCTGACTCATTCGTGGGCAACGGACCATTTAACCTTGCTAGCTGGGAGCATGACACAAAATTCGTCATGAAAAAAAATGACCAGTATTGGGACGCAGAAAACGTAGAGCTTGACCGTGTTGAATGGGCAATCGTCGACGACACTAACACTGAGTATCAAATGTATCAAGCAGGGGATTTAGATGTTTCGGATGTACCTGCTGAATTAAGTGATAAGTTGTTTGAAGAAGGTAAGGTACAGGTTGAAGATCAGGCAGGAGACTATTTCTACCGCTTCAATGTCACTAAAGAGCCGTTCCAGAACGTCAATATTCGTAAAGCCTTTGCTCTTGCTGTAGACCAGCAAAAGATCGTTGACTTTGTTACAAAGAATAAAGAAAAAGCTGCTTATGGATTTGTATCTCCTGGATTCCAGGATCCATCAGGCAAGGATTTCCGTGAAGTCAATGGAGATTTCAATAAAACGGATTTAGAAGAAGCAAAAGCGCTGTTAAAAAAGGGAATGGAAGAAGAAGGTTACACTGAGCTTCCAGAAGTAACCCTGACGTACAGCACAAGTGATGTCCA belongs to Mesobacillus subterraneus and includes:
- a CDS encoding ABC transporter ATP-binding protein; this encodes MGKVLEVKDLHVSFKTYGGEVKAVRGVTFDLHKGETLAIVGESGCGKSVTSQSIMRLIPEPPGKFDGGSIIFKGKDLTKLKDSEMRKIRGSDISMIFQDPMTALNPTLTIGDQLTEGILQHMKLSRDQAKEVAVQMLDLVGIPSPQVRLKQYPHQFSGGMRQRIVIAMALVCQPEVLIADEPTTALDVTIQEAQILELFRDIQKKTGVSIILITHDLGVVAQVADRIAVMYAGKIVETGTRREIFYNPQHPYTKGLLNSVPRLDVDGAELIPIGGTPPDLFSPPVGCPFTARCPYGMQVCDKVYPAETKLSNSHLVDCWLQDERAKK